One Herbaspirillum rubrisubalbicans genomic window carries:
- the yjgA gene encoding ribosome biogenesis factor YjgA — protein sequence MPNANRGAVGFQSSEFEQEYDRPSKSQLKREMDALQKLGESLVNEPRDRVKRVPMPEDVRDAILECQQIKDHEGRRRQMQYVGKKMRTLEPDELAIIQKTIDSWHGASKAETAAMHALERRREKLLADDQALTELLNRHPEVDVQHMRTLIRNARKEQAENKPPKAYREIFQILKQLQTQAALAKGEAAEQENGEQDDDER from the coding sequence ATGCCCAATGCCAACCGCGGCGCTGTCGGATTCCAATCCAGCGAATTCGAACAGGAATACGACCGCCCCTCCAAGTCCCAACTCAAGCGCGAGATGGATGCCCTGCAAAAGCTGGGCGAATCACTGGTCAACGAGCCGCGCGACCGCGTCAAGCGCGTGCCCATGCCCGAAGACGTGCGCGATGCCATCCTCGAATGCCAGCAGATCAAGGATCACGAAGGCCGTCGCCGCCAGATGCAATACGTGGGCAAGAAGATGCGCACGCTGGAACCTGACGAACTGGCCATCATCCAGAAGACCATCGACAGCTGGCACGGCGCCTCCAAGGCCGAAACCGCCGCCATGCACGCCCTGGAACGCCGCCGCGAAAAACTGCTGGCCGACGACCAGGCACTGACCGAATTGCTCAATCGCCATCCTGAAGTCGACGTGCAGCACATGCGCACGCTGATCCGCAATGCCCGCAAGGAGCAGGCGGAAAACAAGCCGCCCAAGGCCTACCGCGAAATCTTCCAGATCCTCAAGCAGTTGCAGACCCAAGCCGCCCTGGCCAAGGGTGAAGCAGCCGAGC
- the pmbA gene encoding metalloprotease PmbA encodes MSETPFTHSQDQLKQLAQDVLRYARDKGASDAAVDISEGSGLSVAVRKGKIETIEQNKDKGIGVTVFLGEGRQVRRGNASTSDFSQQALKETVEAAYNIARFTSIDDCAGLPEAEMLEMAPRDLKLFSPWNISAEEAVALAQRCETAALETDARISNSEGAGVYVQHSHFIAANSRGFMGGYPFSRHTISVAPIAGKGAAMQRDDWYSSKRDPKKLARPEAIGRYAAERALARLNARKLSTRKCPVLFEAPLAAGLLGAFVQAVSGGALYRKSTFLLDSLGQQVFPEHIQILEDPHVIGGVGSAPFDEEGVRTVKREVVKDGVVQGYFLSTYSARKLGMQTTGNSGGSHNLTLTSELTTRADTFKGMLKKMGTGLLVTELMGQGVNYVTGDYSRGASGYWVENGVIQYPVEEITIAGNMKEMLRQIVAVGNDTLIRGSKETGSILLENMTIAGD; translated from the coding sequence ATGAGCGAAACCCCATTCACGCACAGTCAAGACCAGTTGAAGCAGTTGGCACAGGATGTGCTGCGTTATGCCCGGGACAAGGGCGCCTCGGACGCCGCCGTCGATATCAGCGAAGGCAGCGGTCTGTCGGTAGCGGTGCGCAAGGGAAAGATCGAAACCATCGAGCAGAACAAGGACAAGGGCATCGGCGTTACCGTCTTCCTCGGAGAAGGCCGCCAGGTGCGGCGCGGCAACGCCAGCACCTCGGACTTTTCGCAGCAGGCCCTGAAGGAAACGGTGGAAGCCGCCTACAACATCGCCCGCTTCACCTCCATCGATGACTGCGCCGGCCTGCCCGAGGCCGAGATGCTGGAGATGGCCCCGCGCGACCTCAAACTGTTTTCGCCATGGAACATTTCCGCCGAAGAAGCTGTGGCGCTGGCCCAACGCTGCGAAACCGCCGCACTGGAAACCGATGCGCGCATCAGCAATAGCGAAGGCGCCGGTGTCTATGTGCAACACTCGCATTTTATCGCGGCCAACAGCCGGGGTTTCATGGGCGGCTATCCCTTCTCGCGCCACACCATCTCGGTGGCCCCGATTGCCGGCAAGGGCGCGGCGATGCAGCGCGACGACTGGTATTCCTCCAAGCGCGATCCGAAGAAACTGGCCCGGCCCGAAGCCATCGGCCGCTATGCCGCCGAACGCGCACTGGCGCGCCTGAACGCCCGCAAGCTCAGTACCCGCAAGTGTCCGGTTCTGTTCGAAGCGCCGCTGGCCGCTGGACTGTTGGGGGCTTTCGTGCAAGCCGTCTCGGGTGGGGCGCTGTACCGCAAGTCGACCTTCCTGCTCGATTCGCTGGGGCAGCAGGTGTTTCCCGAGCACATCCAGATCCTGGAAGACCCGCACGTCATCGGCGGGGTCGGCTCGGCGCCCTTCGATGAAGAGGGGGTGCGCACCGTCAAGCGCGAGGTGGTCAAGGATGGCGTGGTGCAGGGCTATTTCCTGTCCACCTATTCGGCCCGCAAGCTGGGGATGCAGACCACCGGCAACTCCGGTGGCTCGCACAACCTGACGCTGACCTCGGAACTGACCACCCGCGCCGATACCTTCAAGGGCATGTTGAAGAAGATGGGCACGGGTCTGCTGGTGACCGAGCTGATGGGGCAGGGCGTGAACTACGTCACCGGCGACTATTCGCGAGGCGCCTCGGGTTACTGGGTCGAGAATGGCGTGATCCAGTATCCGGTGGAAGAAATCACCATCGCCGGCAACATGAAGGAAATGCTGCGCCAGATCGTGGCCGTGGGTAACGACACGCTCATCCGCGGCTCCAAGGAAACCGGCTCCATCCTGCTGGAAAACATGACCATCGCTGGCGACTGA
- a CDS encoding MDR family MFS transporter encodes MALHTDAAHSSGQVLPFRESLLATLGICFVIMLVALDQTIVGTALPTIVAELKGFELYAWVATAYLLTSVITVPIFGRLGDYFGRKPFVIASIIVFVGASALCGMANSMLFLVLARGLQGIGGGMLVGTCFASIADLFPDPRVRLRWQVILSASFGIATAVGPSLGGFLTEGLGWRWVFYCNLPIGVISLFFVWRFVPHIRHMHHAGKMRLDWPGALLISLSLGSLQLLVELLPKRGITGGMMALLAVSVAAFYALWKWEQRAAQAILPFEMLRDRALASLFLLSVLAGFAMFSLLMYAPLLFQGGFGLSPREAGLLITPLVACITVASIVNGRIITRIPNPNLMMNLGFALIAASCLGVVLSDRNTGNGFLLAVMLAGGFGLGLVLPNLTVFAQQAAAREHLGIATALLQSLRMIGGMLGTAVTGTLVSQMYGAGVQKALESDHAAQWLKEFSDPEVLVNHDIQSVLLARLMQAGHDGSALLEAAREALVGAIHMGIAIAIVAALVGLWMVGRVPPIRFDQDQKVDPVMSE; translated from the coding sequence ATGGCCTTACACACCGACGCCGCCCACTCCAGCGGTCAAGTCCTGCCGTTCCGCGAATCCCTGCTGGCGACGCTGGGCATCTGTTTCGTCATCATGCTGGTGGCCCTGGACCAGACCATCGTGGGCACGGCGCTGCCCACCATCGTGGCCGAGCTCAAGGGCTTCGAGCTCTACGCCTGGGTCGCCACCGCCTACCTGCTGACCTCGGTGATCACCGTGCCCATCTTCGGGCGGCTGGGCGACTACTTCGGTCGCAAGCCCTTCGTGATCGCTTCCATCATCGTCTTCGTGGGCGCCTCGGCCTTGTGCGGCATGGCCAACAGCATGTTGTTCCTGGTGCTGGCGCGCGGCTTGCAGGGCATCGGCGGCGGGATGCTGGTGGGAACCTGTTTTGCTTCCATTGCCGATCTGTTTCCTGATCCGCGGGTGCGGCTGCGCTGGCAGGTCATCCTGTCGGCGTCCTTCGGTATTGCCACTGCCGTAGGCCCGTCGCTGGGTGGCTTCCTGACCGAGGGACTGGGCTGGCGCTGGGTGTTCTACTGCAACCTGCCCATCGGCGTGATTTCCCTGTTCTTCGTCTGGCGCTTCGTGCCGCATATCCGTCACATGCACCATGCCGGCAAGATGCGTCTGGACTGGCCTGGTGCGCTATTGATCTCGCTCTCGCTGGGCAGTCTGCAGTTGCTGGTGGAGCTCTTGCCCAAGCGCGGCATCACGGGGGGCATGATGGCCTTGCTGGCGGTCTCGGTGGCGGCCTTCTATGCGCTGTGGAAGTGGGAGCAGCGCGCCGCACAAGCCATCCTGCCCTTCGAGATGCTGCGTGACCGTGCCCTGGCAAGCCTGTTCCTGCTGTCGGTGCTGGCGGGCTTTGCCATGTTTTCGCTGCTGATGTATGCGCCACTGCTGTTCCAGGGCGGCTTTGGCCTGAGCCCGCGGGAAGCAGGGCTGTTGATTACGCCGCTGGTGGCCTGTATCACCGTGGCCAGCATCGTCAATGGGCGCATCATCACGCGCATTCCCAATCCCAACCTGATGATGAATCTGGGCTTTGCCTTGATCGCCGCTTCCTGCCTGGGCGTGGTGCTGAGCGATCGCAACACCGGCAATGGCTTCCTGCTCGCGGTCATGCTGGCCGGCGGCTTCGGGCTGGGGCTGGTGCTGCCCAACCTGACCGTGTTTGCCCAGCAGGCTGCTGCGCGCGAGCACCTGGGCATTGCCACCGCCTTGCTGCAATCGCTGCGCATGATTGGCGGGATGCTGGGCACCGCAGTGACCGGCACGCTGGTCAGTCAGATGTATGGGGCGGGTGTGCAGAAGGCGCTGGAGAGCGATCACGCGGCTCAGTGGCTCAAGGAATTCAGTGACCCTGAAGTGCTGGTCAATCACGACATCCAATCGGTCCTGCTGGCGCGCCTGATGCAGGCCGGGCACGACGGTTCGGCCTTGCTGGAGGCCGCGCGCGAGGCACTGGTGGGGGCCATCCACATGGGGATCGCCATTGCCATCGTGGCTGCGCTGGTGGGGCTGTGGATGGTGGGCCGGGTACCGCCCATCCGCTTCGACCAGGACCAGAAGGTGGATCCGGTGATGTCGGAATGA
- a CDS encoding IS1182 family transposase, protein MLKKPTAAQHELEMVTIEMLVPKDHLLRKIDAAVDFEFIREKVAHLYCADNGRPALDPVVLFKLLFIGYLFGIRSERQLIREVQVNVAYRWFAGFRLTDKVPDSSTFSQNRRRRFIDTTVYQEIFDEIVRQAIGRGMVDGRVLYSDSTHLKANANKNKFDYVQVTQTPSAYLAELDAAVDIDRAEHGKKPLKRDDDDEPPTKEIKVSRTDPESGYMVRDDKPKGFFYLDHRTVDAKHSIITDTHVTPASVHDSQPYLARLDRQRQTFGFDVQAVGLDAGYFTPAVCQGLENREISGVMGYRTPNHKPGTFFKRAYEYDAYRDEYICPQGQPLRYSTTNRLGYREYKSNPEQCRGCKVREQCTNSANAVKVVTRHVWERSKEKVDDRRRTEWGKRIYARRKETVERSFADAKQLHGHRYARMRGLRKVAEQCLLAAAAQNMKKIALLVARLRALLHGLSASASVQKWLQRKMRALLGFCAIDHLQITCA, encoded by the coding sequence ATGCTCAAAAAACCGACAGCCGCCCAGCACGAGTTAGAGATGGTGACCATCGAGATGCTCGTGCCCAAGGACCACCTGCTGCGCAAGATCGACGCGGCGGTGGATTTCGAGTTCATCCGAGAGAAGGTGGCGCATCTGTATTGCGCCGACAATGGCCGCCCGGCACTGGACCCGGTGGTACTCTTCAAGCTCTTGTTCATCGGTTACCTCTTCGGTATCCGCAGCGAGCGCCAGCTCATCCGCGAGGTCCAGGTCAATGTGGCCTATCGCTGGTTTGCCGGATTCCGTCTGACCGACAAGGTACCGGACTCATCCACCTTCTCCCAGAACCGGCGCCGCCGCTTCATTGATACCACCGTCTATCAAGAGATCTTCGACGAGATCGTGCGCCAGGCCATTGGACGCGGCATGGTCGATGGCCGTGTGCTCTACAGCGACAGCACCCACCTCAAGGCCAACGCCAACAAGAACAAGTTCGACTACGTTCAAGTTACCCAGACCCCCTCGGCCTATCTGGCCGAACTGGATGCCGCTGTGGATATCGACCGTGCCGAGCATGGCAAGAAACCGCTCAAGCGTGACGACGATGATGAGCCGCCCACCAAAGAGATCAAGGTCAGTCGCACCGATCCCGAGAGCGGCTACATGGTGCGCGACGACAAGCCCAAGGGCTTCTTCTACCTGGATCACCGCACCGTCGATGCCAAGCATTCCATCATTACCGATACCCATGTCACGCCCGCCTCAGTCCATGACAGTCAGCCTTATCTGGCACGCCTGGATCGTCAGCGCCAGACGTTCGGATTTGATGTACAGGCCGTTGGCCTGGATGCGGGCTACTTCACACCGGCCGTCTGCCAGGGACTGGAGAATCGCGAGATCAGCGGCGTGATGGGCTACCGCACACCCAACCACAAGCCGGGGACATTCTTTAAACGGGCGTATGAGTACGATGCCTACCGTGACGAATACATCTGCCCGCAGGGTCAACCCTTGCGCTACAGCACGACCAATCGACTGGGGTATCGGGAATACAAATCCAACCCTGAGCAATGCCGAGGCTGCAAGGTACGCGAGCAATGCACCAATAGCGCCAATGCGGTCAAGGTGGTGACGCGCCATGTGTGGGAGCGTTCCAAGGAGAAGGTGGATGATCGGCGTCGTACCGAATGGGGCAAGCGCATCTATGCCCGACGCAAGGAAACGGTAGAACGCAGCTTCGCCGACGCCAAGCAATTGCACGGACATCGTTATGCCCGTATGCGGGGATTGCGCAAGGTCGCCGAGCAGTGCTTGTTGGCGGCGGCGGCCCAGAACATGAAGAAGATTGCCCTGTTGGTGGCGCGCTTGCGCGCGCTTTTACACGGTTTGAGCGCCTCTGCCAGCGTACAAAAGTGGCTACAGCGAAAAATGCGCGCCTTGCTTGGCTTCTGCGCCATCGACCATCTGCAAATTACCTGCGCCTGA
- a CDS encoding cryptochrome/photolyase family protein has protein sequence MPQFDKSLVWFRRDLRTNDHAALYHALRQSRQVWCVFVFDTDILDALKAEGVQQDRRIDFLLASVAELDGTLRQAGGGLIVLHGSAIRQIPELAAKLQAQAVFINTDYEPLAIERDAAVARSLQRQGAQMLSYKDQVIFEKDEVLTQSAKPFSVFTPYKNAWMAKLTAADGAFYLKPYPVENYLKALAAPPGEVDHALPSHAQLGFAPSNLHELKISTGMSGAQALLTDFLGRIGAYGTARDFPAVKGPSYLSVHLRFGTVSIRALAGAALYLMQNNQGAAGAAVWLSELIWRDFYFMILHHHPRVTEQAFKPEYGAIQWEQGPQAEALFAAWCEGRTGYPLVDAAMAQINQSGYMHNRLRMVVASFLTKDLGIDWRWGEQYFARHLNDFDLAANNGGWQWASSSGCDAQPYFRIFNPVTQSEKFDPQGKFIRRYLPQLAKLSDKRIHAPWSATPEERLAAGVVLGQNYPRPIVDHALARERTLQRYAVVKKNDRAEQA, from the coding sequence ATGCCCCAATTCGACAAGTCCCTGGTCTGGTTCCGCCGCGATCTCCGCACGAACGACCACGCCGCCCTCTACCACGCGCTCAGGCAGAGCCGGCAGGTGTGGTGCGTGTTCGTCTTCGACACCGACATCCTCGATGCACTCAAGGCCGAGGGTGTACAGCAGGATAGACGCATCGACTTCCTGCTGGCCAGCGTGGCCGAGCTGGATGGCACGTTGCGTCAAGCCGGAGGCGGATTGATCGTGCTGCATGGATCGGCCATCCGGCAGATCCCTGAGCTGGCCGCCAAACTGCAAGCGCAGGCCGTCTTCATCAATACCGACTACGAACCACTGGCCATCGAACGCGACGCCGCCGTGGCGCGCTCGCTGCAACGACAAGGCGCGCAAATGTTGAGCTACAAGGACCAGGTGATCTTCGAGAAAGATGAAGTACTGACCCAATCGGCCAAGCCCTTTTCGGTCTTCACGCCCTACAAGAATGCCTGGATGGCCAAGCTGACCGCTGCCGATGGCGCGTTCTACCTGAAGCCCTATCCGGTCGAGAACTACCTCAAGGCCCTGGCCGCCCCGCCCGGCGAGGTTGACCATGCCCTACCCTCGCACGCGCAACTGGGCTTTGCCCCCAGCAATTTGCATGAACTGAAGATTTCTACCGGCATGTCCGGTGCGCAGGCCTTGCTGACGGACTTCCTGGGCCGTATCGGGGCCTATGGGACGGCGCGCGATTTCCCTGCAGTGAAGGGTCCTTCCTACCTGTCGGTGCATCTGCGGTTCGGTACCGTTTCCATCCGCGCGCTGGCAGGTGCGGCGCTGTATCTCATGCAGAACAACCAGGGTGCGGCGGGTGCGGCCGTGTGGCTGTCGGAGCTGATCTGGCGGGATTTCTATTTCATGATCCTGCACCATCACCCGCGCGTGACCGAACAGGCCTTCAAGCCCGAGTATGGCGCCATCCAGTGGGAGCAAGGCCCACAGGCCGAGGCACTGTTTGCCGCCTGGTGCGAAGGCCGCACCGGCTATCCGCTGGTCGATGCCGCCATGGCGCAGATCAACCAGAGCGGCTACATGCACAACCGCCTGCGTATGGTAGTGGCCAGCTTCCTGACCAAGGACCTGGGCATCGACTGGCGCTGGGGTGAACAATATTTTGCGCGGCATCTCAACGACTTCGACCTGGCCGCCAACAATGGCGGCTGGCAGTGGGCCTCCTCCTCGGGCTGCGATGCCCAGCCCTACTTCCGTATCTTCAATCCCGTCACGCAGTCGGAGAAGTTCGACCCGCAGGGCAAGTTCATCCGCCGCTACCTGCCGCAACTGGCGAAACTTTCCGACAAGCGCATCCACGCGCCCTGGAGCGCCACACCCGAAGAACGTCTGGCAGCCGGCGTGGTGCTGGGGCAGAACTATCCCCGTCCCATCGTCGATCATGCCCTGGCGCGCGAGCGCACGCTGCAACGTTATGCGGTGGTGAAGAAAAACGACCGGGCCGAGCAGGCATAA
- a CDS encoding methyl-accepting chemotaxis protein, whose protein sequence is MKNMTIGTRLGLGFATILALMAMITGIGVWRLQEVSKLNDAMVNDALVKERLVNTFYKSIEVNIGRIVAAAKNPDVEQQKFYKQQIMSVISKNNELVKRMDELFTDEAGRAALNAINERRKSVLEANTEVFKEKDAGNEQAARKVVDEKLLPSTQLYIVAIEKLASMQAERIQILTAQIDDLFQTARKVMIGLGLVALLLGVILAWSITRSITAPLHKAVEVASRVAKGQLDNSIEVRGGDETGQLMLALKDMNEKLVGIVSRVRQGTDTIATASTEIASGNLDLSDRTEQQASSLEETASAMEELTSTVKQNADNARQANQLANSASEVAVQGGSVVSEVVATMGSINASSRKIVDIIAVIDGIAFQTNILALNAAVEAARAGEQGRGFAVVASEVRTLAQRSASAAKEIKELIGDSVGKVEAGSKLVEQAGATMDEVVASVRRVTDIVAEISSASQEQSDGIEQVNQAINLMDEATQQNAALVEQAAAAARQMQEQAASLSETVSVFRLQG, encoded by the coding sequence ATGAAAAACATGACGATAGGCACCCGCTTGGGGTTGGGCTTTGCCACGATTCTGGCGCTCATGGCGATGATCACGGGTATCGGAGTGTGGCGCCTGCAGGAAGTCAGCAAACTCAATGACGCCATGGTCAATGATGCGCTGGTCAAGGAAAGACTGGTCAATACCTTCTATAAATCCATCGAAGTCAACATCGGTCGCATCGTGGCGGCGGCCAAGAACCCGGACGTAGAGCAGCAGAAGTTCTACAAGCAGCAGATCATGTCCGTCATCAGCAAGAACAATGAGCTGGTCAAGCGCATGGACGAACTGTTCACCGATGAGGCTGGTCGCGCAGCGCTCAACGCCATCAATGAGCGTCGCAAGTCGGTGCTGGAGGCCAACACCGAGGTGTTCAAGGAAAAGGATGCTGGCAATGAACAGGCCGCACGCAAGGTGGTCGATGAAAAATTGCTGCCTAGCACACAGCTCTACATAGTGGCGATCGAAAAGCTGGCATCGATGCAGGCCGAACGCATCCAGATCCTGACGGCGCAAATCGATGACCTGTTCCAGACCGCGCGCAAGGTCATGATAGGGCTGGGCCTGGTAGCGCTCTTGCTGGGAGTGATCCTGGCCTGGTCCATCACGCGTTCCATCACTGCGCCGCTGCACAAGGCAGTGGAGGTGGCCAGCCGTGTCGCCAAGGGGCAGTTGGACAACAGCATCGAGGTGCGCGGCGGCGATGAGACAGGTCAGTTGATGCTTGCGCTCAAGGACATGAATGAGAAGTTGGTGGGCATCGTCAGTCGGGTGCGCCAGGGTACCGACACCATTGCCACGGCGTCTACCGAGATCGCCAGTGGCAACCTGGACTTGTCTGATCGCACCGAGCAGCAAGCCAGTTCGCTGGAAGAAACCGCATCAGCCATGGAGGAACTGACCTCCACCGTGAAGCAGAATGCCGACAATGCGCGCCAGGCCAACCAGTTGGCCAACTCGGCCTCCGAGGTGGCGGTGCAGGGTGGTTCGGTCGTCTCCGAAGTGGTGGCGACGATGGGGTCGATCAATGCTTCCTCGCGCAAGATCGTGGACATCATCGCAGTCATCGATGGCATCGCTTTCCAGACCAACATCCTGGCCTTGAATGCCGCCGTCGAAGCGGCGCGCGCGGGCGAGCAGGGGCGAGGCTTTGCCGTGGTGGCCTCGGAAGTGCGTACTCTGGCTCAGCGCTCGGCCAGCGCCGCCAAGGAAATCAAGGAATTGATTGGTGATTCGGTGGGCAAGGTGGAAGCCGGCAGCAAGCTGGTGGAGCAGGCCGGTGCGACCATGGATGAAGTGGTCGCCAGCGTACGCCGCGTGACCGACATCGTGGCCGAGATCAGTTCGGCCTCACAGGAACAGAGCGACGGCATCGAACAGGTCAACCAGGCCATCAATCTCATGGATGAAGCGACCCAGCAGAATGCGGCGCTGGTGGAGCAGGCCGCTGCCGCGGCGCGGCAGATGCAGGAACAAGCGGCGAGCTTGAGCGAGACGGTGAGCGTGTTCCGCTTGCAGGGATAA